Proteins from a genomic interval of Rhizobium rhododendri:
- a CDS encoding polysaccharide biosynthesis tyrosine autokinase gives MLSPDKIDSLRNDWDEDESPLQIVDVEKLLAIARRQWRIVAISVVVAVLIGIAYAVTAVPLYTATSSLLIDRGNDSLVNRLSQEDSTPAANDEASILSQVEVLKSDTIGLSVVDQLKLGEDPVFMASGSSLIGRVRGAITAALNPTRWFVSANVDADLAEKKRRDALRRVQEGMDITRVGRTYVLNISFTSPSADLSASIANAIPDAYITDKLDSKYDSTRRASDWLQARIDELKQKSLETDGAVQKFRADNGLLSTGGTLISDQQLSELNSALIVAHSDTSKAKARYDRIAQIVKNGQSNAVVTDILDSAVSNDLRQKYLTASKLEADISNRLGPNHVRAVQLRGEMQEYERLMFEELSRYQESYKSEYDVAQAREKDLADNVAKAKGESAVAGQTGVQLRELERAADSYKNLYQSFLQRYQEAVQQQSFPITEARVITRPVKPDKPKYPRKPLVIALFGVLGAAFGSAVGGFREMRDRFFRTGEQVRDGLHLEFLGLAPLIKVGDIKPTGVEEGHPRGIRRANNISNYVVEHPMSAFAETLRSAKIAVDLAKKGPGAKVIGVASTLPTEGKSTISMNFAELLAMQGARTLLIDCDLRNPGTTLSLARHAEAGLVEVLTEGRSMKELLLLNDKTRLAFLPAVVKRRIPHSSQLLSSSAMNELLDSVRTSFDYIILDLPPLAPVVDARAIAAQVDAFLFVVEWGKTTRKVVRSTLRTNLEIFDKCIGVILNRVDNEKMKLYRAYGSSEYYHSRYTSYYRED, from the coding sequence TTGCTATCGCCCGACAAAATCGACTCTCTTCGTAACGACTGGGATGAGGATGAAAGTCCTCTCCAAATCGTCGACGTTGAAAAGCTTCTTGCCATTGCCCGGCGTCAGTGGAGGATTGTCGCTATTTCCGTGGTTGTTGCGGTACTTATAGGTATAGCTTATGCAGTCACCGCAGTTCCATTGTATACGGCGACCTCGAGCTTGTTGATCGATCGCGGAAACGACAGTCTGGTCAACAGACTATCGCAGGAAGACAGCACGCCTGCCGCAAACGATGAAGCATCAATACTCAGCCAGGTAGAAGTGCTCAAATCAGATACGATTGGCCTGTCAGTCGTCGATCAGCTGAAGCTGGGCGAAGACCCGGTTTTCATGGCTTCAGGATCCTCTCTGATCGGAAGGGTGCGTGGCGCAATCACCGCGGCGCTGAACCCGACGAGATGGTTTGTGAGCGCCAATGTCGATGCTGATCTCGCGGAAAAGAAGAGACGCGACGCATTGAGACGTGTTCAGGAGGGGATGGATATTACGCGTGTAGGACGGACCTACGTTTTGAATATCAGCTTTACATCCCCTTCTGCCGACCTCTCCGCAAGCATCGCGAATGCGATACCCGACGCCTACATAACTGACAAGCTGGATTCGAAGTATGATTCGACGCGGCGTGCCAGCGACTGGTTGCAGGCACGTATTGACGAGCTGAAGCAAAAGTCTTTGGAAACTGACGGCGCGGTTCAGAAGTTTCGCGCCGATAACGGACTGCTGTCCACCGGTGGAACTCTAATAAGCGATCAGCAGCTTTCTGAACTGAACAGCGCACTCATCGTCGCACATTCCGACACTTCCAAAGCGAAGGCCCGTTACGATCGGATCGCCCAAATTGTCAAGAACGGTCAATCAAACGCGGTTGTGACGGACATTCTTGACAGTGCGGTTTCCAACGATCTTCGGCAGAAATATCTGACGGCCTCAAAGCTGGAAGCCGACATCTCCAACCGTCTGGGCCCAAATCACGTACGCGCGGTCCAGCTTCGGGGCGAGATGCAGGAATATGAACGACTGATGTTCGAGGAACTATCCAGATACCAGGAGAGCTACAAGAGCGAGTATGATGTCGCCCAAGCCCGGGAGAAGGATCTCGCAGACAATGTTGCAAAGGCAAAAGGCGAGAGTGCTGTCGCGGGGCAAACCGGCGTGCAGCTTCGGGAACTGGAGCGCGCCGCTGACTCTTACAAGAATCTATACCAGTCCTTCCTGCAGCGTTACCAGGAAGCGGTTCAGCAGCAATCCTTCCCGATAACTGAAGCACGAGTGATTACTCGGCCCGTCAAGCCGGACAAGCCAAAGTATCCACGCAAACCCCTAGTAATCGCATTGTTTGGCGTGTTGGGGGCGGCGTTTGGTTCGGCCGTCGGTGGTTTCAGAGAAATGAGAGATCGTTTCTTCCGCACAGGCGAGCAGGTCAGAGACGGGCTTCATCTGGAGTTTCTTGGTCTGGCGCCTCTGATAAAGGTCGGAGATATCAAGCCGACGGGCGTCGAGGAAGGACATCCGCGAGGCATCCGCCGCGCAAACAACATATCAAATTATGTGGTAGAGCATCCGATGTCCGCCTTTGCAGAGACACTGCGGAGCGCCAAGATTGCCGTCGACTTGGCCAAGAAGGGTCCGGGGGCTAAAGTGATCGGAGTTGCCTCAACTCTGCCGACGGAAGGCAAATCGACGATCTCGATGAACTTCGCCGAGCTGCTGGCTATGCAGGGTGCGCGTACGCTCTTAATTGACTGTGACCTTCGCAACCCTGGCACGACGCTTTCGCTAGCGCGGCATGCTGAGGCCGGTCTCGTCGAAGTGCTGACGGAGGGGAGGTCGATGAAAGAATTGCTACTGCTAAACGACAAGACACGATTGGCGTTTTTGCCCGCGGTCGTTAAACGTCGAATACCGCATTCGTCGCAGCTTTTGTCCTCGTCGGCCATGAACGAATTGTTGGATAGTGTCAGAACGAGCTTTGATTATATAATTCTCGACCTACCGCCGCTCGCTCCAGTGGTGGACGCAAGAGCGATCGCTGCCCAGGTTGACGCATTTCTTTTTGTCGTAGAATGGGGCAAAACAACGCGAAAGGTCGTTCGCTCGACTTTGCGCACCAATCTGGAGATCTTCGACAAATGCATCGGCGTGATTCTTAATAGAGTCGATAACGAAAAGATGAAATTGTATCGGGCTTATGGCTCCAGCGAGTACTATCACTCAAGGTACACAAGCTATTATCGTGAGGACTGA